One window from the genome of Saimiri boliviensis isolate mSaiBol1 chromosome 2, mSaiBol1.pri, whole genome shotgun sequence encodes:
- the TOR1A gene encoding torsin-1A — protein sequence MKLGRAALGLLLLAPSVVQAVEPISLGLALAGVLTGYIYPRLYCLFAECCGQKRSLSREALQKDLDNKLFGQHLAKKIILNAVFGFINNPKPKKPLTLSLHGWTGTGKNFVSKIIAENIYEGGLNSDYVHLFVATLHFPHASNITLYKDQLQLWIRGNVSACARSIFIFDEMDKMHAGLIDAIKPFLDYYDLVDGVSYQKAIFIFLSNAGAERITDVALDFWRSGKQREDIKLKDIEHALSVSVFNNKNSGFWHSSLIDRNLIDYFVPFLPLEYKHLKMCIRVEMQSRGYDIDEDIVSRVAEEMTFFPKEERVFSDKGCKTVFTKLDYYYDD from the exons ATGAAGCTGGGCCGGGCCGCGCTGGGCCTGCTGCTGCTGGCGCCGTCCGTGGTGCAGGCGGTGGAGCCCATCAGCCTGGGACTGGCCCTGGCCGGCGTCCTCACCGGCTACATCTACCCGCGTCTCTACTGCCTCTTCGCCGAGTGCTGCGGCCAGAAGCGGAGCCTCAGCCGGGAGG CGCTGCAGAAGGATCTGGACAACAAGCTCTTTGGACAGCATCTTGCAAAGAAAATCATCTTAAATGCTGTATTTGGTTTCATAAACAACCCAAAGCCCAAGAAACCTCTCACCCTTTCCCTGCATGGGTGGACGGGCACCGGCAAAAATTTCGTCAGCAAGATCATCGCGGAGAATATTTACGAGGGTGGTCTCAACAGTGACTATGTCCACCTGTTTGTGGCCACACTGCACTTTCCACATGCCTCAAACATCACCTTGTACAAG gACCAGTTACAGTTGTGGATTCGAGGCAACGTGAGCGCCTGTGCGAGGTCCATCTTCATATTCGATGAAATGGATAAGATGCATGCAGGTCTCATAGATGCCATCAAGCCTTTCCTTGACTACTACGACCTGGTAGATGGAGTCTCCTACCAGAAAGCCATCTTCATATTTCTCAG CAATGCTGGAGCAGAAAGGATCACAGATGTGGCTTTAGATTTCTGGAGGAGTGGAAAGCAGAGGGAAGACATCAAGCTCAAAGACATTGAACACGCCTTGTCTGTGTCGGTTTTCAATAACAAAAACA gtggCTTCTGGCACAGCAGCTTAATTGACCGGAACCTCATCGATTATTTTGTTCCCTTCCTCCCCCTGGAATACAAACACCTAAAAATGTGTATCAGAGTCGAAATGCAGTCCCGAGGCTATGACATTGATGAAGACATTGTAAGCAGAGTGGCTGAGGAGATGACATTTTTCCCCAAAGAGGAGAGAGTTTTCTCGGATAAAGGCTGCAAAACTGTGTTCACCAAGTTAGATTATTACTACGATGATTGA
- the C2H9orf78 gene encoding splicing factor C9orf78 homolog isoform X2, with protein MPVIGKIFRRRRGDSESEEDEQDSEEVRAVALLVGEKVQEETTLVDDPFQMKTGGMVDMKKLKERGKDKISEEEDLHLGTSFSAETNRRDEDADMMKYIETELKKRKGIVEHEEQKVKPKNAEDCLYELPENIRVSSAKKTEEMLSNQMLSGIPEVDLGIDAKIKNIISTEDAKARLLAEQQNKKKDSETSFVPTNMAVNYVQHNRFYHEELNAPIRRNKEEPKARPLRVGDTEKPEPERSPPNRKRPANEKATDDYHYEKFKKMNRRY; from the exons tGCTGTGGCCCTGCTGGTGGGAGAGAAGGTGCAGGAAGAGACCACTCTAGTG GATGATCCTTTTCAGATGAAGACAGGTGGTATGGTggatatgaagaaactgaaggaaagGGGCAAAGATAA GATCAGTGAAGAGGAGGACCTGCACCTGGGGACGTCGTTTTCCGCAGAAACCAACCGAAGGGATGAGGATGCAGACAT GATGAAGTACATTGAGACAGAGctaaagaagaggaaaggaatcGTGGAACACGAGGAGCAGAAAGTGAAGCCAAAGAATGCAGAGGACTGTCTTTATGAACTTCCAGAAAATATCCGCGTTTCCTCAGCAAAGAAAACTGAGGAGATGCTTTCCAACCAGATGCTGAGTGGCATTCCTGAGGTGGACCTGGGCATCGA tgctaaaataaaaaatatcatttccACGGAGGATGCCAAGGCCCGTCTGCTGGCAGAGCAGCAGAACAAGAAGAAAGACAGCGAGACCTCCTTCGTGCCTACCAACATGGCTGTGAATTACGTGCAGCACAACAGAT TTTATCATGAGGAGCTCAACGCGCCCATACGGAGAAACAAAGAAGAGCCCAAAGCCCGGCCCTTGAGAGTAGGCGACACGGAGAAGCCAGAGCCTGAGC GGTCCCCTCCTAACCGTAAGCGTCCTGCTAACGAGAAGGCAACTGATGACTATCATTATGAGAAGTTCAAGAAGATGAATAGGAGGTACTGA